The genomic stretch GATATTCCTGTTCTCATGGTTTCGGCAAGGGGACAGGCCTCCGATAAGGTGAAAGGGTTTAAACTTGGAACGGATGATTATGTCGTCAAACCATTTGATCCTATTGAACTTGTCATGCGGGTAAAGGCATTATTACGAAGATATCACATTCAAAGTGCAAAGAAAATATCAATAGGGTTATTTGAAATGGATGCTGAATCATACGATGTAGTGCTTGGGGAAGATCACATTCCTTTGCCCAAAAAGGAGTTTGAGCTTCTATTTAAATTAGCAAGCACGCCAGGGAAGATATTCACACGAAATCAGTTAATTGACTCAATATGGGGTTATGATTTCCAAGGAGACGATCGAACAGTAGATGTCCACGTGAAACGAATTAGAGAAAGGTTTTATAGTAGGGAAGTACCTTTTGC from Bacillus sp. Cs-700 encodes the following:
- a CDS encoding response regulator transcription factor; its protein translation is MITILLADDDQNILDLMALYIEKEGYFVKKASDGKEAEKILEANKVDLAVIDIMMPHIDGWQLCEEIRAYYDIPVLMVSARGQASDKVKGFKLGTDDYVVKPFDPIELVMRVKALLRRYHIQSAKKISIGLFEMDAESYDVVLGEDHIPLPKKEFELLFKLASTPGKIFTRNQLIDSIWGYDFQGDDRTVDVHVKRIRERFYSREVPFAIKTMRGLGYRLELLR